The following is a genomic window from Burkholderia oklahomensis C6786.
GGCGCTACGGCGCGTCGGACGGCGACGCCCGCGGCTTCGCCAACGGCATCGGCCACGGCGGCGCGCAGGCGTGGTTCGTCGGCGTCGTCGTGCTCGCGCAATGGGTCTATCTCGCGTGGCTCGCGAACCGCGGCGAGCTGAACGCGCAACTCTCGACGATGCCCGCCGATCTCGCGCTGCGCATCCAGGTGACGCTCGCGACGATGTCGCCGGCGTCGGTCGCGGTGTCGGCGCTCGAGCGCGTCGCCGCGTTCGTCGTCCAGGCCGCGCTTTCCGTGCTGATGTGGCGCGGCATCCGCGCGGGCAAGCGATGGATTCTGCCGGCGATGATCGTGCTGCATCCGATCATCGATCTGCCGTCGATCCTGTATAACGGTGGCGGCGTGCCGTTCGAATGGATGGTCGCGCTGTATCTGCTGCTGACGGCGGGCTTCGCCGCCGCGCTGATGAAACTGTGCCGGCCCGCGCGCGCCGCACGCTGAACCGAAACACGACGATGGATGATTATCAATACGACTGCGCGAGCGCCGAATTCGACGAGCTCGCGCGCGTGATCTGCGATCTCTTTCCCGAGCAGACGCACTTTGCCGAGCGTACCGACGAAGCGGGGCGCTTCCTTGCCGTGCATTGGCTCGCGATGCGCTTCGGCGCGACGCCGCGCAAGATGACGCTCGACGTGCGCTTCGCGCCCGCCGCGCTGCTGCGCTATCTCGCGTTCAAGCCGATGCAGCGCGCGCGCAGCCACGCGGTGTTGCGCGCGTACGTGGAGGCGATGCTCGGCACGCTCGAGGAGCGGCACGCGGCGGGCGAGGCGGTGCCGCGCGAGGCGACGCTCGAATTGGGCGACGAGTTCGCGTGACGGGCGGCGCGCGTTTGCGGTCGCCGCGCTGGCAATCGGCCGCGACGCGCCCGCGGATCGGCGATCGGCCGGCGCCGTGACGCGTCGTCGCGGACACGGCCCCGATCCCGCCTGCCGGATGTGCGGGCGCGCGCTTGCACGGGCCGTTCGTTTCGCTTCTTAGCGAATGTTCCTCCCACGGGCCTGATCGACGCCCGGCTTGAGCGCGGTCCGGCGACGGCCCGCCTTCCCCGCGCGGAACGCCTTCGCCCCGCCTGCGACGCGCACGCGTTTTCGCGCGAGCGTGCCGTGACACGCATCGGTGCCGCGGTGCGATGCATCCGCGCGCAGCGCTTTTCCCCGGATTGTCCTGCCCTTCGATGGTTGCCCTTGCGTCGGGATCGTTGCGCAGGTCGGCGTCTTTCAGCGCGATCGCATCGGTTTGCGCCGAAAAAAAACCGTCGCGCCGATTTGAAACCGGATCCGCACGGGCGCAGCGCTTGTCGACGGCGCGGCGGCGCGGTCAAGATGCCCGCATCGCATCTCGATGTGCCGAGCGGTTTCGCCAACCGGCCGATCGACTCCGATCGTATTCGACGGTCGGTCGGCATGACAAAAGGGGAAGTCCATGCAGATACGTCACGTTGCGTCGCGTGCGATGCTCGCCGCCGCGCTCCCGATCATGCTCGCGGTCGTTGCGTCCTCGAACGTGCGAGCCTCGCCGACACTGCCCGCGCTGCGTGCGGACGCGAACCAGGTGTCGGTGTCCGGGCTGTCGTCGGGGGCGTACATGGCGGTCCAGTACCAGGTCGCGTATTCGGCATCGGTGATCGGCGCGGGCGTGGTCGCGGGCGGTCCGTATTACTGCGCGAAGGGCGAACTGGCCAATGCGAAGAACTGCATGCAGGGCATGCCGGATTCGAAGCAGTTGCTGACCAGGGCGCAGACTTTCGCCACGAGCGGCCAGATCGATCCGCTCGCGAATCTTCAGCGCGCGAAGGTCTATCTCTTCAGCGGCACGAAGGATGTGGTCGTGAGCCAGCCCGTCGTCGACGCGACGTGGTCGTTCTTCTGGCAAGCCGGCGTACCCGTGAAGAATCTCGCTTACGTCGTCGACGTGCCGGCCGGGCATGCGTTCGTCACGCCGTCCGCGGGCGGCGTTTGCAGCGCGAATGCCGCGCCGTACATCAATCATTGCACCGTCGCGCAGGCGGGCTACGATCAGGCTGGGGTGCTCCTTCAGACGATCTACGGGCCGCTTTCGCCGCCCGCCGCGCAGCCGACGGGGCGTGCGATCACGTTCGACCAGCGCGAGTTCGCGCCGGTGTCGAGCGGGCTCGCGACGGACGGCTATGCCTACGTGCCGCGCGCGTGCGACGCGAACGCGGGCTGCAAGGTCCACGTGGTATTTCACGGCTGCCTGCAATCGGCGGACGTCGTGCGCAACATGACCACGTACAGGAACTGGGCCGATGCGAACAAAATCGTCATGCTGTACCCGCAGGTGGCGGCCGATTTGCCCGCCAATCCGCAGGGATGCTGGGACTGGTTTGCGTATACCGGGCAGAACTACGCGCTGAAGTCGGGGGCGCAGATGCGCGCGGTGCGGAAGATGATTGAGCGGGTGACGTCGGCGCGTTGACGCGGGAGCGTGGTCGCGCAAGAGGCGCGGCGGGCGTCGAACGGCGGCGTGCCTAGCGTGCGCGAGCTTCGTTCGCCGTTCGCCGCGCGAACGGCAACCGGCGCGCGGACGCAGGACCGGCGCACGGGGTGAACGGCACGCCGCCCGCGACGGCGTCAGTCCGCCTCGCGGTACACGTGCGCGAAGCGCTTCGCCTGCACGACGCCGTAGTCGCCCGGCGCGTACTGCATCACCCAGTCGCCCGCGTCGCCGCGCAGCGTGTCGCCGCCCGTCGAGCGCGCGATCGAGAACGGCGCGTTCATTCGCTTCGCGAGCACGACGGCCGGGCGGTTGCGGTAATCGCCCGGCTCGCCGTGCGCGAGTCCTTCGGCGGCGGGCGCGTACTTCGCGTCGAAGCGCTCGCGCGACACCACCCAGCGGTCGCCCGTAGACCCGGTGACGAGCGCGTCGCCCGCCGCATAGCGGTTCGGGCCTTCGAGGCTCATCAGCTCGCCTGGCTGCGCGGCGAATTCGACTTGGACCGTCTCGTCCTTGACGACGCGCAATGCGTCGGGATCATTGCGGAGGTCGACGTTTTTCAGTTCGATCATGTCGATTTTCGTCAATAAAAGCGCATCACTTTAGCGCGAATCCGGACGCGCGTGAACGCCAACCTTGCGGGTGGCGGGCGTTGATACGAATATGAAGTGATCGCGTCTCGATTTGCCGTCCGACTGTCTCGACCCGTCCGAGCGACGCCGGCCGTTGCCGCCGTCGCTCGGCGCAGACCAAGGGGAAATCCATGCAGATGCGCCACGCCGCCGCGTTCACGATCACGCTCGCCGTCGTCGCGCCCGCGAGCGCGCAAGCTTCGCCGCCGCTGCCCGCGCTGCGCGCGGACGCGAACCAGGTATCGGTGTCCGGGCTGTCGTCGGGCGCGTACATGGCGATCCAGTACCAGGTCGCGTATTCGGCGTCGGTGATCGGCGTGGGCGCGATCGCGGGCGGGCCGTACTATTGCGCGACGGGCAGCCTCGCGAATACGGGCGTCTGCATGGGCCTCGTGTCGAACATGGTGCCCGATTCGGGGCTACTGCTGGCCGCCGCGCAAGGCTTTGCGGCGAGCGGCCAGATCGATCCGCTCGCGAACCTGCAGCGCGCGAAGATCTATCTGTTCAGCGGGACGAAAGACACGATCGTTCACGAGTCCGCCGTCGACGCCACGTGGGCCTTCTTCTGGCTCGCCGGCGTGCCCGTGTCGAACATCATCTACGTCGCCGACATCCCGGCCGGGCATGCGTTCATCACGCCGTCCGCGGGCAACGTATGCGACGCGAATGCCGCGCCGTACATCAGCCACTGCAATGTCGGCCAGTCGGGCTACGACCAGGCGGGCGCGCTGCTCGAGACGATCTACGGGGCGCTCGCGCCGCCCATTGCCCAGCCGACCGGACGCGCGGTCACGTTCGACCAGCGCGAGTTCGCGGCGGCGTCGAGCGGGCTCGCGGCGGACGGCTACGCGTACGTGCCGCGCGCGTGCGACGCCAATGCCGGCTGCAAGGTCCACGTCGTGTTTCATGGCTGCCTGCAGTCGGCGGCCGTCGTGCGCGACATGACGACGTACGACAACTGGGCCGATGCGAACGGGATCGTCGTGCTGTATCCGCAGGTCGCGAAGACCCGCGTGCCGAACAATCCGCAGGGATGCTGGGACTGGTTTGCGTATACCGGGCAGAACTATGCGCTGAAGTCGGGGGCGCAGATGCGCGCGGTGCGGGCGATGATCGAGCGGGTCACGTCCGCGCGGTGACGGAAGGGCGCGGCGTGCGCGCCGATGCGCGAGCAGCGCGGGAAAGCCGCCGGGACTCGCGCGAGCGGAGGGGCGGGCGATCGGCGCCGGCGATCGTGGATCGGTGACGCGAATGCGCGCTTGCGGATTGCCGCTGGGCGGTTCGCCGTCCGTCCGTTCGTCGACGCGGTCGCGCAGTTGCGCGGCGCGTCACGTCGACGAACGTGAGCGCGCCGCGCGCAGACCCGCGCGATACGCGTTACTGCGCGGCGCCCGAGCTCGCGGCGCCCTGGCCGTCCGCCTTGCCCGAATGCTTGCGTGCGCGGGCCTTGCCCGGCTCCGGGTGCAGCCACTTGCGGAACGTCGAGTCGGCGAGCGCCTTCTGCTCGGCAGGGAAGCTCGCGTACAGCGGCGCGAACGCGTCGGCGAGCTTCTTCGCGCCGTCGGCATTCGTCTGCGTCATCTCGGCGTACTGCTTCATGTCGTCGAGCGCGGACGCGTTCTTGTTCGCGATCCGTTCGCGATAGAGACGCGCCATCGTCTCGCCGTTGTCGCGCATCGTATCGGCGAACGTCTTCCATTGCGATTCCTGCTCCGGCGTGATCTTCAGCTGGTTGTGCAGGTACGTGATGCGCTCCTCGACGCGCGCTTCGTGACGCGCGGCCGCGGAGGGGGCGGAGGCGGCGGCCGCCGGCGCCGACGCGGGCGTCTGGGCGTGCGCGAGCGCGGCCGTCAGCGCGAGCGCGGCAGCGAAAGTCAGCGTGATCTTTTTCATTGGAGCTCCTGTGTGGTCGTCGGACGGGGT
Proteins encoded in this region:
- a CDS encoding YhfC family intramembrane metalloprotease, which gives rise to MTVAPVTLAALVIATLVVALLPIGLYRFLRKPMALDRRDAIVGVAAYALFATLLERGLYAVLLNQPSAVMWLSKPVTFAVFGTVVAALFEEIGRYLGLRFLVRRYGASDGDARGFANGIGHGGAQAWFVGVVVLAQWVYLAWLANRGELNAQLSTMPADLALRIQVTLATMSPASVAVSALERVAAFVVQAALSVLMWRGIRAGKRWILPAMIVLHPIIDLPSILYNGGGVPFEWMVALYLLLTAGFAAALMKLCRPARAAR
- a CDS encoding PHB depolymerase family esterase, with translation MQMRHAAAFTITLAVVAPASAQASPPLPALRADANQVSVSGLSSGAYMAIQYQVAYSASVIGVGAIAGGPYYCATGSLANTGVCMGLVSNMVPDSGLLLAAAQGFAASGQIDPLANLQRAKIYLFSGTKDTIVHESAVDATWAFFWLAGVPVSNIIYVADIPAGHAFITPSAGNVCDANAAPYISHCNVGQSGYDQAGALLETIYGALAPPIAQPTGRAVTFDQREFAAASSGLAADGYAYVPRACDANAGCKVHVVFHGCLQSAAVVRDMTTYDNWADANGIVVLYPQVAKTRVPNNPQGCWDWFAYTGQNYALKSGAQMRAVRAMIERVTSAR
- a CDS encoding Spy/CpxP family protein refolding chaperone encodes the protein MKKITLTFAAALALTAALAHAQTPASAPAAAASAPSAAARHEARVEERITYLHNQLKITPEQESQWKTFADTMRDNGETMARLYRERIANKNASALDDMKQYAEMTQTNADGAKKLADAFAPLYASFPAEQKALADSTFRKWLHPEPGKARARKHSGKADGQGAASSGAAQ
- a CDS encoding PGDYG domain-containing protein; the encoded protein is MIELKNVDLRNDPDALRVVKDETVQVEFAAQPGELMSLEGPNRYAAGDALVTGSTGDRWVVSRERFDAKYAPAAEGLAHGEPGDYRNRPAVVLAKRMNAPFSIARSTGGDTLRGDAGDWVMQYAPGDYGVVQAKRFAHVYREAD
- a CDS encoding DUF3022 domain-containing protein, whose amino-acid sequence is MDDYQYDCASAEFDELARVICDLFPEQTHFAERTDEAGRFLAVHWLAMRFGATPRKMTLDVRFAPAALLRYLAFKPMQRARSHAVLRAYVEAMLGTLEERHAAGEAVPREATLELGDEFA
- a CDS encoding PHB depolymerase family esterase, which encodes MQIRHVASRAMLAAALPIMLAVVASSNVRASPTLPALRADANQVSVSGLSSGAYMAVQYQVAYSASVIGAGVVAGGPYYCAKGELANAKNCMQGMPDSKQLLTRAQTFATSGQIDPLANLQRAKVYLFSGTKDVVVSQPVVDATWSFFWQAGVPVKNLAYVVDVPAGHAFVTPSAGGVCSANAAPYINHCTVAQAGYDQAGVLLQTIYGPLSPPAAQPTGRAITFDQREFAPVSSGLATDGYAYVPRACDANAGCKVHVVFHGCLQSADVVRNMTTYRNWADANKIVMLYPQVAADLPANPQGCWDWFAYTGQNYALKSGAQMRAVRKMIERVTSAR